GAAACTGTATTGGAAACCAGGATCCCACTATAAAAGATTGCTAACCTTCAAAACCAACATCAGCAATCATGGAAAGAATGACTTCTTTTATTGAAGCAATCGGACTTGGTTAAGGAAAGTCTTCatgtttaataataaatacCACAGTGGGAACCTGATTGAGATGGTGGGTAATGAATGCGTTCAGAATGGACTGAAGGCAATCACCTGCTGGAGCTCTCTGTCAGGACTCAGCTGGATCTGCGGGATGTCGGCCATGGAGGCTGCCACCCACTGCAGCATGCTCCTGAGCTGAGGGTCAAGGGTCAAGTGTTGAGGGCCCATCCTGAGCTCCCTGACATCCGAGTTCACTACGACCAGTGCAGTCCTGGGAGCCTGCACCTGAGTCCTGTCCACACAGAGAGTCCCTGCAGCACAGACAAAAGTGGTTCATTCAAGATGAATCAGCCTTGCATATTTTTCTACTGCCCATTTTCCtgcttgttatttatttatttatttattttttaagagaCTGGTCCTTCTAAACACTGATCAGACATGAGTCTGCTGTACATTAGTGTGTTCTCCTCTTCTCCAGTACATCTCGAAGACAGACGGATACACCAAGTGTAACATGTAACAGTCTTTTGCTCCCCCAGTCCTGTTCTGCTCAGTGCTGGGTTCCCACGCTCCCACAGCAGAACAGACCCCCTCACAGGGGGCTGCTctggtttcacacacacacacacacacacaaaacgcaGAATGACTGACTGTGGAGGGAGTGGAGTGGATGAATGAGCATTAGTGTGGCTGAATATGGGGGTGGTAAAATCCCCGGCTACAACACACTCAGACTGGCAGACAGACGTACACAGCCAGACGGAATCAAGGCCAACTGTTCTGAATCTCGAGGAGTGGAAAGAGCAAGACCTCAAATTAGGAGAGGGCCCTTTCTTTCCCCCACATCCCACTGCTGTCCAAAAGTGTGCTTTGTTAAacagtttgattttgatttttttttttttttttgggccaaaatctgcatttttagGAAAAACTTACAACTCACAATAGATTTTATTGAATTAGAAGACCCTAGCATTACCACTAACTGCAGCCTACACAAAAGGTGAAGTTGCAGGCAGTAAAATAACCTTACCACTGGATTCCTCTTTGACCTCAGTGTCCTTGTCCTCTGTATTGTCACTGTTGGATGAGAAATGTCACACAGGTTAGTGAGAAGGGAGAAATGGCTGGGGAGATGAGGCTGCATGCAAGGATATATAAATGACAATAAGCATGCTTAAGCTAACAGTCTTTGATATAAGCATAGCAGGATATCAGAAGCCGCAAGCACTGCAATCAAAGCAATCCTGATCAAAAGACGTCTTACACACATTGAGGGAACTACGCTGCATATTTCCAGTcaatgttttttctattttccagTAAATTAACTTTTCTCCTTTTGTCAGTTAAGACACAATGACACAAAGAGTATATCTTGATCAGTGTGAAAGTGGGTTTTTCCATTCTGAAAATCTACTCAATATCCATTCTGTCAATTGTGCAAATATTTGCTGTGTGACGTGCCAACAGGTAAACAGTCATTTCTCTACTTTATATGATTGTTAATCACAGTCTTGTTGACACAGCCGACGGCTACAGACACTCAGACTCTGCTCAATATGATATAAGGATATCATTTTCTTTCCAGAAGGGGGACGTCGAAGAAGGCTTTTTACAGCCAGTTTTTATGAATAGGATCATGAAGCAGCAAGGACATTGTCAAAGCAGAGGTGAGGTGGACTAAGAACTAAGAGAGACAGGGCAGCGCCAACTACAAAGCcatgcattaaaaaacaacaccagtgtaattgtagtgttatcTATCCTCTGTGGCCATTAATTACAGAGCACAAACTCACCAGTGTATTTGCTGCAGTTGGCAACTAGtagcaaatcttttttttatttttatttttttatttctttttaaacagcTCACAGTGACATATTGGAGCCTTGACTAGCACAACCCGTTTTATATGAGACAATCTCGGTTAtcttaacatgtttttaattgcCATGTTTAGTAGTAACTAAACCACAAACCCGAATCTGTGAGAAACCTGCCACCTAATGGCAGACACTGAACTGGCCATCTGTTATTTGCTGATCCTCAGTGCTTTACCTGTGGCATTACCTTTTGATGAAGGAGTGGGTGATGTGTATAAAATCCTTATTTACTGTACTGTTGTATGTTGTGAtgtgatacattttctgaaaattcagctgagaaactgtttatggataaaataaccaggCAGAACTGTGAACTCAATACCTGACAAATGAAGTTACTTCATCACACTGATGGAAACAACTATAAAAATgcaatattgccataaagcagttCTGCTAATTGCTTTGCAACATTGCCTACAATGGCCTAATACActcaaatatattaaaatgatagCTATCACAGTATAAACGTTATGGCAAAATATCTGACGGTTGACAAATCTACGTGGTATTTATGTGTATTTCCAATTGCCCCCTACAGTGTTGGTAGTTTTGTGAGTGACATCATGGACCAGGTAACAGCAGATTTCAGCAGGCTTCACATAGATGTGGTTTTGGGTTTAGGTTACTCTTTAATATagacaattttcattttttctgatTCTGTACAGTTACATTTCTCTGCTGACAGTAAAGGGTTGAAACAAAAGCACCGTAACAGTAGTTTTGTAAGTTTAAGCCCTTTTCAGATTGAGAAATCTGCAGCAGTTTGGCTACGTTCCAGGAAGCCACTGGTTTCAGTTGATGTTAGAACAGTATCAACATGCATAAACGtgcttattatttattacagttAATATTTTGTCACCTCAATCTTTTTTGTCAGTGCTGATCATGCAGTTGTAAGGCACTGATTGTCTTGTTGGTGCATTCAGATGTCTGTGGGAAGCTCTGACATTTGAGAACTGGTTGTCAGCTGCCAAACTGAATTCATGTACTTTGtcgatggaaaataaaacccagaaaACATGGAAGTTGTTAAAAGGATAACGTAAACGTGGCagctttttgcatttaaaagatTGCTGTTTGGTGGCAGACTCAACCTCAAATGATACTAGGATTTCCTACAAGTGCATGTTGCTTAACATGTTGATTGATAGTACTGCACTGCTATGAGCTGAAACATGCGGCTGCATGGATGgaagcaaaaacacatttcaccaGACAAAACAATGATGTGTTTATAAATGGCTGGCTGCACGGATTCAGTTTGTCAATGCTGTAGTACATCTCTGTGAGaatgtactttttaaatgaattggGGCCCGTGATGGCATCACCTGCAGGACTAATATCTGAACATTTTGGTGGGTTTATAACATTACATAGCATGAATGCAAGGAGGGCAAGAACCCCCAAAATATAATAACACTACAAATTATCCTATTAAGCAACCAAATTACATGCAAGTAATGCAGAACCGGTAAAACATCACAAGCTGACATTAGCATCAACAAGCATATGCCAAGCCTATTTATATTTACAACTTTAGTGTGGTCATGCAAAGGGCTGGTGGTTCCTAGTATGAGACAAAGTATGAATCTAAATACCATTGTACAATCTTGTAAATCATTTTCATATGATGAAACAATTCCCTGGTATCTATTTTGTGTTGCGATTTTCTACTGATGGATCTGTTACACCAGgggttctcaaccttttctaCTTCAAGGCCCACCTATTCATACTTGTAAAGGGCCAGGGCccattaaaacagaaattaataataataataataataataataataataatgatacaaaTATTTTTGGCTAATCTTTTCTATTCTAATaatctaatatataatatataggtCCTGGCAGTCAAAGAAGGTTgccgcaaatgtgcctgtttaaAACACTAAAACTTTTACAACTTTCATAATGGCATACTATCtgcaacatgtatttttcatatactGAATGAACTGTATTgattaattacaaatgaagtaTGGATTATCTGATGATACACGGACCAAACTATTCAATTTCCAgtgataaaaaaacattttgttatcttgagtgtGAGTAGGATTGTTTTATGATCAGTCCTTCGCGTCACGagtaattttgaacaggcacatttgcggaAACCTTCTTTGACTGCCAGGACCTATTTGGCGCATGGGCAGAACGCATTGGGCTAATGAATCAATTGAAATAATAActtgattactaaaaatcatcaatgcaaattatttgcatcaaagctttgtttaatccatataattacatacagCGCACTGTGTTTCGCACGGATGATTACGACTGTCGCACAATgtgtggtggctagttatggtgtccctaagttagctaggttttgttaaagatattaaccacagaaaataaaatgcgaaagcctgagcttcattcatgttattattagatagtcacagttcctgtccacccGTGTTTGCCTCcaacaaatgccacaaagaagacagaaagGCTTAcattatgcctgagctgtagttaggttgaaacgtgtagttctgaaacttaagtatatatacaccttttttttttaaagcatttcagAACGTTTTCTTTAAAACTCAGAATGTAATAcagcacttaaatgcactaaatgggtttagttttgacagataatattgTAAGCAATAAAAAcgtagatttttctaaaaaggaaaccaattagttgttcattttaagagacctgtcttattttctcttttgcatatttactattactctgtaataaagcaaaagtatttcttatttgatcgattaatcgatggaataatCGGTAAAATActtgattactaaaataatcaatagctgcagccctagctGGTACgacaattttgtttttcctaGGATGGTGAAGTCATGACCCACCCTattctgcctctgattggctggtatTTGTTGCCTTCGTTGGTTGGGTTTAGGCAAGAGGAGAGAGATTGGTTAGAGTTAGGGTAAAAATATCAGGGTAAGCCAATCAGAGGCGGGTCATGCCATCGCCATCCTAGGGGAAAAAAATATCCCAGCCGGTACGGATCGGACACGGACATTCGCCACACCACAGCCTACCGGTTAGCTTACCTGTCAACAAATTGAGCATCTCAAATTGGCCCACTAGCTTCaacttaaaaacatttcacGGCCCACTAAAGGACACTCGTGGCCACTCAGGCCCAGTGGTTGAGAAAGTATGTGTTACACGCTTGCTTACTTACTTTTGGCTTTATAGTAAAATTCAATGGTTCAACTATTTCTTTGTCCCATTCTAGGTGAACCCCCAGGTCTTATGGGCATTTTGGAAGGTTAGCTACATCAACCAGTTGCTGACCAACCTgtcagagggagagaatgaCATGCGCTCCTCACACGCCTCCCCCTCCAGGCCCAGGCTGCTCCAGCTACTGCTGTTCCCATTGCTGCTGGAGAAAGAAGGCAGGTAACGCACCactataacactgacaggggctATCCTTTAACACGGACATAATCACATGAGAACTACTGAAATGGAACAGGATATAATAAGCAGTTTCATCCCATTTGACCATATCTATTATGTAGCTTCAACAAACAATACTCAGGTTGAAGACCATTTCTGGCCTGTTGAATAATTCTTTAAATGCCAGCTGAGGTTCAAAACAGAGGAGGATTCTCGAAATGATGCAGATTTTTCCACCATATATCGCTCTGAATCATCTGTAATGTTGATCGAGACAATTTGTTGCTAAAGGCCTAAAATGTGAGATCATTACATTCTTGTCATCACATAATCCTGTTAATCCTGTGGGTTCCACCAGGACAACCAGCTGGCAACAGAAGCACAGCAACATACACTCTCTCTGTAATTAGTCAATGATTAGCCTGCTGGCTGGAACCTGCATACTGTGGCGTGCGGTACTGTGGAGTGAGGCTGAAGGGAGGAACATTTCTGATATCTAAAAATACCTCCTTTAATCTGCTTTACCTCAACTATAGCTTTCTCCCTGTGGTTTGACTGAATGACACATGGCGAGAGCTTGTTCATTTAGTCAATCATCATGCTCAGTGTCTCAATAAGCCCTTgaagatgatttttttcccctttcgtTATTTCATCTGTTGAGCGGAAATGGTTGCAGCGGGCTTTTGAAGAGCGTCTAATGAATTACACATGGTGGACTTTGTTCCTGTAGAAACACTGCCTGAAGTGAAGAGAGCACTCAAAGACACACCTTTAGAAAATATTATGATACATTAACttggccctgatggccaaaatAACTAGCTGCTAACACATTGTGTTCTTTCAGTATCTTGGGAAAGAATCTCAAATGTTGTCAGTTTTGTCTCCATAGAGATAGCAACCTTTACGAGAAATGTCAAAAGCCTGATTCCCAGAGACTGAAGAATTTGTATGAGACCATGTCACTTAGAGGGCCAATACTCAGACTCACTCACCccactttctccctcttttttgcatacatacacaaaaatagTGGTTCAATGTCCATCCAAGAAGAGGAGGCCAATTCTGTCACAACTACTACTTGGTCCTTATCCCTGTGGTGTATTTCACAAACATTCTCAGAAGAACTTGGCTGCATGGACAGctacataaaatatttaacaacatATCCATTAGAGCTCACATATAATGCAACACTTGCACAAATCagagaaaattgcattttggcAGTGAAGTCGAAATGAGATTCCCAAACCATACATTGTAGCCTGTACTGACCTTGGGAAACCTCCTATCTAGATCTAACCACAGGAGACTCCTGCTAAAACGGTTCCAACACTAGCAATGAAATGAGTGTTTCTGTACTGTTCTGGGTCTGAGGAGATGAACAGCACAAACTGACACAGCATGACCAAATTGATAACCTCATTCTTTAAAGCCTGAGTCCGTGACTACACAGAAATCAATTCTAATGCCTCTTACTGAAATATTACACCCATGTCAGCACTGCCCCCAGAGAATTCAACAGTGCCAGTCCACTGCTTAGATGCACCACTTTGTAAGTTTCAAAGTAcatcttgtaaatattttatagaACCAATGATCTTATTATTCAGATTTACAGAAAACaccaaataaagaaacacagGGGGATATGTGGCTGAGACAGTAACATGTGCCACCTGTTGGTACTATCTGGTTGGAAAAGGCAACCCTGGCTCCTGTGAGatgacagcaacagcagctgtcATCATATCAAAAACTGCCCGAAACCTGAGCCCAAATCCTGTTCAAATCTGCTTATTTGTCAGTACGCCTGTGTCAAATAATGTTGTAGATGGTTTATTGTCACCAATAAAAGTGCTAGGGGGAAAGACTGGGAGAGCTAAGAGCTAAAATTAATAAAGAATCAAATTCAAACACATATATCTTTATCAGTTAAATGGTTTGTGTCTCGTAATctgcaaatgtgtatttattatcTATTACCACAGTAAAATATTGACACTAAGGGATATAGCAGCAGTGTGCTCTTCAGGTGACTGGATATTTGGTATGCTATGTATGAGAAAGCTAGTGGTTGTATACCTGTCACTGAGGTGGAGGAAGCTGCTGTTGTCGTCTGGGTGCTCATCCTCAAAGCTCAGGTTAGACCAGCTGCCCAGACTGTCATCTCCTACACTCAGCTGCTGGGACACAGAGGACTCAGTGGTTTCCCTACCTGGAAAGCTAAATGCACAGAGGTAAAAGGAGACAAAAAGGGAAGGGCTTCAAAAACTATGCAAATATTTACACTTACAAATTCATGATGACAATTCTTACTATGTAGTAAAATGGTGAAGTTTGGTAAGAAGTAAATGTTAAATAGTAGCAGCTTTAACGCACCAGTTTTTTTATACACGTTTTTGATTTATCAATCAATACAAAGTCAATTAAACAAAGCTGCTTAAATGCTACACTATGTATGCATGGCCCTAGCCATAACAGGAACATATGAATATGACGTAAAAGCAACTATTAATGTGAATCTTGGTGTGTGTACCTGATGTTGGCAGCCTGGCAGATGTTGGACAGGGCTGACGTCATGATCTCAGCAGTTAGGCTCTCAGCATAGCTGGTTCCATCATGGCCGATGCCACTGTCTGCATTAAGGCTGGTGTTGCTCAGCTCACGTTTAGCTGTCTCCATTGCCATGGACACCATCTCCTCTGCAAACACTGCCCTGTGGTCCAGGTCAATGTGGATCTTGGGAATCTCCAGGCTAGATAGCCGCTCAGCCCTTGCCTGACATTCTGGcccccttttcctcctctgtaaTACAGGCTGGTGGTGGTGCCTGCTAAGCTTGGTGCAGTACGGGCACTCCTGGACCTGACAATAACGGCATGTCCTCTCCCCCAGGGCTTGGCTCAGTGATAGCCCCTCAGACAACCTCTGGGTGTGAGAGTGTCTGTCATGGCCTTGGTTCCTCTGGTGCTCCCGGGATGAATGTCCAACTGAAGCCAGGCTCATCTTCAGAGTGTCATCAACTATTTTCCTGGCATAATGCTCTATGACTTGCATCACCCTACTCCTGTAGCCTCCATCATACAGGCTTTCAGTGCTGTGGTACTGCCTGCTCTTACCCTCCTTGGACAACAGGGGGCAGGAGAAGGAGTTCCTGATGAGATTCTCTGCCATGTCTTCAAATTTGGATTTCTTATAAAGACAGGAGTCAGTGAGAGACTTGGGCAGTCGTACAGAGGAAAGATGCAGCTTGCGTGTGACATCACAGGTGATGTTGTAAGCTAAAGACTCTGCAAAGTTGACTAGATCCATGTACTCCCTCTGACTCTGCTCTTCAGAGTCCCCGCAATAACACGGAGCATCCTCACCTGAGGGACAAACCACTGACTCTACTCTGTCCTTAGGCGACGAGGCCTCACTACCAGAGGTTTTCCATTCATCTGGCAGCGACTTGGAGGAGTGAAGGCGGGTGCTAGAGGATCTCTGCTTGATTTTGCGACTGGCATGAGCCAAGCCAAGTTTTATGGAGCGATAGGCCAAACGGCTCGCATACTGGTCTAGAACCAACTCCCTACTGCCTCCCTCCTTTTTCAGTACCCTAATGAGGTAGCCAGCATATTCATCTGTCACACTCTCACAGCTGGGATACTCTGAGCACAGGccagagctggagctggagataGTGCTTGAAGTGGAGGTGGGAGACCGGAAAACTGAGGCTATCAGGTCATTAGACCACTGCTCAGCCAGCCTCCCTACTCTCCAGTCTCTGTTCTGGTCTGTACTGGGTTGAGActggtgttggtggtggtggtgatgcaAATATTCAGAGCTAGATCTGTCAAAGCTTCTTCTTCTGAGAGTTCTGTGATATGGACACTGCTGTGCAGAGCTCACCATCCTCTTCACATCATTGATGACCTCTCCCGCCACCTCCCCGGCATACACCCACAAGGTGTTGAGGGTCTGCTCAGAGAACTGAGCCAcgctgtctctcctcctctcgctGCTCTTGctcatctctccctcctcctctgccacTCCCAGCGTGTCCAtctctgttgccatggagacaatGTGACAAGCCAACCGCTCAGCATAGTGAAGAGCTTCCTTGTTGGAAATTCTGCGAGCAGACATCTGGTTCGGTTCATGCCGGCCACCCCCTGTCTCTAAACATCTGTTAGTGCCACCAACACTACCCTCTTCTGCCaattcttcctcctcttcatcctcattGCCATCTGCCTCCTCAGAGAGAGACCTCATCAGTTTGAGCATAAACTCAGCCTTGTCTGCCTCAGGGGTGATGTCTTTTGGCCCTGGGCCAGGCTCAGGCTGATAGTGAGGAGTGGGTGGCGGTGTAGCAGGGGAAAATTCCTTGGCCAGCTTACTTTTCAACTTCTTGGAGAactgttttatctgtttctcCTTGGACACCTCACTGGGCTGCTGAGGGGTAGAAGGAGGAGTGCCAGGAGTCCCACCTGATTTTTGGCTAGAGCTTGGACCTGAGTCATCCCCAGGAACAGATGTCCTCCTTTGTCCACCCATTTTGGTATCCGGCACATCAAGAGTATCCATCATCACAGGATGTGTTTCAGCCACACCTCTGGTCCTGGGGTCTAACTCACAGCTGGCTCTCCCCTGGTTTTGAGAGCCTGTCTGAAAGGAAATGTGAGGAATACTAAGGTCTGTTACTTGCTCAACAGGGCCGCCATTCCTAACATCTCTACAGTCATATCTGAAACCCTCCCTGCCAGCTCCCTGCTTTGAAGGGGAATCTGGAGCCTCATAATTAACCGTCTCCTGCTTAGAAGAAGATCCCCTTCGGCTTCCGATTGTCTTTGTAAGGAAATCAGCACAGTCACCAAAACTCTTCTTCATCTTAGAAGCAGTTATTAGCTCACAAGCCTCAGTTACTATCATATCCACCATGTTGCCAGAGAAGTTTTGGAATGGGGACTTTCCTTGGGAGGGGTCTCCTCCAGGTATGGGGGTCTGAGTTCCATGACTGTAAAGGTGAGTTTGTGTAGATGTGGTG
This Siniperca chuatsi isolate FFG_IHB_CAS linkage group LG12, ASM2008510v1, whole genome shotgun sequence DNA region includes the following protein-coding sequences:
- the akap11 gene encoding A-kinase anchor protein 11 isoform X1, which codes for MDACARIRGVPLRSRASVRKETVRESGAQCVKSLFRNKKELCSVGLELPTRDTTRLTEIHFVCLPGHCEGEDVTQQALSSLPGGLCELLRSLHVHGLKNDEVLLLKDSRRLAEHKDAGPQCWLKAVCVLRHNPSTSVYPQASVASLVGLLGCYMAGVRYALELQALQRGTAEPSQPEEDDTNQSVSSIEDDFVTALEHLEEDDTGDNPSASYFHFKKRDVASQTVPAHKRRKELSGSRVIISSSSKKHSAKHRSGPDISVTVQRSSGVESQWTYCSPGPRLPSPLIHVSESEESDCSSPSPIIFLDEVGYQKSMLAKLDIPQVPGGPRERVEDSDSEVSEFFDSFDQFDDLEELSSESCTLALPLDAISAPTTQKKSAESSASGSTSKYVSRGCSTKGMNPHRFDQPTLPANVKKPTPLKPGSPYSLNSELSDSPRPVQTPSEENGGPLFSPVSSSAFSPLVDSSGPLEYFWKTDEDGWDSSELRKPQDLCSLYKTYSDFASSLSKEILGSVCGYQSAVDINDNKNLSCVCHKEFKNPSGYLMKLSEIQETVTVAKLPKKSQSLKDGIQRFATDLVEMSLGSALRDLQKGVSSCTTTLCHLAARLTSSVFQMAFHEIGMRHAYVLKERAVNGLAGFLVGEAVSGALKDFLTVKKQIFHNTVTRFAADLAEELVFEGIMEVCQFSHPSTPLTPSDWSFGHGQEEEEEEEEVVSSYASDLSESVIQEAFIELSQADVAFTSQAAISVSLDNICYVSAENTSTHTCSTFANQQVLSASSAAVAPSAEDATCTVKNALFTVSGMASCIPVPQAGQALSHLQDSEETCQYKSSLSDTPQTSPKRVTVSSSDTTTSTQTHLYSHGTQTPIPGGDPSQGKSPFQNFSGNMVDMIVTEACELITASKMKKSFGDCADFLTKTIGSRRGSSSKQETVNYEAPDSPSKQGAGREGFRYDCRDVRNGGPVEQVTDLSIPHISFQTGSQNQGRASCELDPRTRGVAETHPVMMDTLDVPDTKMGGQRRTSVPGDDSGPSSSQKSGGTPGTPPSTPQQPSEVSKEKQIKQFSKKLKSKLAKEFSPATPPPTPHYQPEPGPGPKDITPEADKAEFMLKLMRSLSEEADGNEDEEEEELAEEGSVGGTNRCLETGGGRHEPNQMSARRISNKEALHYAERLACHIVSMATEMDTLGVAEEEGEMSKSSERRRDSVAQFSEQTLNTLWVYAGEVAGEVINDVKRMVSSAQQCPYHRTLRRRSFDRSSSEYLHHHHHQHQSQPSTDQNRDWRVGRLAEQWSNDLIASVFRSPTSTSSTISSSSSGLCSEYPSCESVTDEYAGYLIRVLKKEGGSRELVLDQYASRLAYRSIKLGLAHASRKIKQRSSSTRLHSSKSLPDEWKTSGSEASSPKDRVESVVCPSGEDAPCYCGDSEEQSQREYMDLVNFAESLAYNITCDVTRKLHLSSVRLPKSLTDSCLYKKSKFEDMAENLIRNSFSCPLLSKEGKSRQYHSTESLYDGGYRSRVMQVIEHYARKIVDDTLKMSLASVGHSSREHQRNQGHDRHSHTQRLSEGLSLSQALGERTCRYCQVQECPYCTKLSRHHHQPVLQRRKRGPECQARAERLSSLEIPKIHIDLDHRAVFAEEMVSMAMETAKRELSNTSLNADSGIGHDGTSYAESLTAEIMTSALSNICQAANISFPGRETTESSVSQQLSVGDDSLGSWSNLSFEDEHPDDNSSFLHLSDSSNGNSSSWSSLGLEGEACEERMSFSPSDSDNTEDKDTEVKEESSGTLCVDRTQVQAPRTALVVVNSDVRELRMGPQHLTLDPQLRSMLQWVAASMADIPQIQLSPDRELQQLPAVVQRLRERKWRAGELLHTLLRYCEESQTHSQSQAREEALQAGREPHRISLFQWLLEHA